The DNA sequence acataaaaacaaCTAAATCCTCCGGACTgctatatatgcatgcatatttaaatcatttccccttcattaacattaaaaagaaatctctctgCCCAAAAGGGTGGTAATGATCTTTTTCTAGCTAAAAGATAATCATTCTACAAATAATTTGCCCTGTCACTGTAGTCATTCATAACATACATAATATTCGCAAAGCACAGTTTAAATACACTGCCTTTTATTAgcattattatcattttgttggtttgtttaataAAAGGGATGCATTTCAGAGCGTAAGAACCGGAAGGTTATTTCCACAGTTTAAAGAATTAATAAGAGAATGCTGGTTTAAGGTCTTAAAGTTGGAAATCTCACCAAAAAGCCATCCTCAGAGTCTGTGAACTAGTTACAAACAGCAGGATACCACTGGCGGGGCCGCCGCTCTCcgcgcccaccccccacccccacgttaCCATTTTAAGACATTCTGTCAATGCTTAGTTAAAAATAAGACTTACTTAagagacccccccccaaaaaaaatgcAACTAAACTTTTATTGAAGACTATCCAGTGGCAAGAATACCTGTATTATATTGTTTTAGACATTCAAGAAAGAATTCATTAAGAAGAATCTTCACAATGCATTCATCAAAACAGccttaaatattgttaaaagcgCATTCAAGCGCCTGTCCTGAGTTCTAACAGGTTTTCAATTTAGATCGCTgaccatctattttttttccttttactatcAAGAACTGAGctacacagcttttttttttcttctaccaaaACTATTTGTTTCCATTCTGAGACCAATTATGTTACTAATTTCCTTAACTTAAAGTTTCtacctcaccaccaccaccaccaccacaaaaagATGTCCAAGGTTCATCTAGGATTAGAACGTAAAATACATGCCAAATTTCCAGGCTTCCAAAATACATAGACTCAGTCTTAGAAATGGGTTTGTGTTCCCAGAAGTTTCGGAACTGCAGCAGGGGGCCGCCACGTGAAACCGCCAGCACAGAGAATCGTCAATTGTAAACCGCTGGTTCAATTATTCGTGGCTAAAATAAATGTCCGACCCACGACTGCATTAGTCTATCACTGtgagaggtttaaaaaaaaaaaaaaggtaaacaactCCAGAAATCCAGTTCTATACCGAGAACCTGGTTAACGCCATCAGCCCTTTGGGTCCCCGAATGAAATCTGCTACTGAAATCTGACGGTTCATCGGAAGGAAACAGCCACAGAAATCTTTCCATCTGCAGCCAAAGCTGGCTGGCTTCGCATCCCAGGGACGGGGAccggggtgggggcagccccCGGAGCGCGGGGGGCCGCAGGGGCCCCCGGAAAGTGGGGNNNNNNNNNNNNNNNNNNNNNNNNNNNNNNNNNNNNNNNNNNNNNNNNNNNNNNNNNNNNNNNNNNNNNNNNNNNNNNNNNNNNNNNNNNNNNNNNNNNNGGGACACAGCCCGGCGCAGAGAAGGCGCACCCCCGTGAGCGCAGGACCCCGACAGCGCGCGCAGGCCCCGGGTGGTCGCCGGCCCGCCCCTCCCCGAGCGGGTCCGCGCGGCCCGCCCgccggggaggggggaagagtgggagtggaggaggaggtgagagaggaaatgcacggggcgggggtggggggccagaggGAAAGAATCCTCCTCCCTGGGGCTCCATCACTAGCCCccagaggcagaggaaaaagagTTCGGCCTGCCAATTGAACACTTTCCAGCCTAACCCCCACCTCTGTCCGCGCACACAACAGCCTCGTCACTGAACGCGCGGCGACAACAGGCCCTCCAGTTTGACTTCTATAGAGACTATCGGCGATGCGAGTTTCTATCAGTTCCAGCTGATTTATTAAAATTGTCAAGATACAGACTTccagcacaaaaaaaaaaaaacaggcaatgATGTCGACAGTGCATTGAGTCTGCTTTGCCACCATTTGCTACAAAATATGCAGATGGTCTGTACTTTATTTAGATTATATTGCACAAAATGAGAAACTTTTTAAActatgtgcctttttttttttttttttgctaaaaatcGAGAATCCAGTTTCAAACCTTCCATCTGGGGCCCCATCCACATATCACAGCGTATGAGATACATAAAATCCTACTATAGTACAGTACATATACAATCTTTAGACTAAGATAACAGCTCTGAGGTCTAATATCACCATTTTCAATAAATCTTTACCTACAAATATTGAACAAATCTCTACTATAGCTGtacaaaaaaaagtttgcttttttttttttaaaccacaaggCCTTTAGATGcaaggattattttaaaattttaatcctttTCAAACCAGGACATAACGTACCAACATACTTGCATGctaaaaaacagaggaaaaaaaaaaagaaatcaaaagggaagaaGTGCCTGAAAGTCTTACTGAAAAAACACAGCAAGAATGTTCCCTTTTCACTGTACAAAAATACGcctgaaaatatattaatttttaaaaaagactgaggTCTGTTATGTATCAAAAATGTTTCAATACCTTTTGTACTGAGGTCTAGGCTGTCTGGTATTCAATCAAGGAGGTATAGGGaacaagttacaaaaaaaaagttggcaaGTAGAAATCACATTTGTAAAACCATAAACAATTTGATCTGAAAAGTAAACTCTGATCTTAAGTCAGTTCACAGTTTTTTTTTGTAAGCGTTTGTACAGTCTGCATTTTTTCAAGCTCCCTGCAGTTTTGTTAAGAATCGGATGCATAGAAGACATCAGttttctccctccaaaaaaataaaataaaataaaaaagttgcaatggtcccttttttgtttttgtgtttgtttgtttttttaaaaaatcatcagttCTTTAAGAtcgcttaagaaaaaaaaatctccaaccAACTCCCTAGCGTAACGGTTGTGCTGCCCCAAAGTCCTCTGCAGACGTCTTCCAGACTTCAAAGACCGACAAGCTTCAAACAGCGCCTTCCGGAGCgggtcctccctcccctcccccgccctgtcCCCTCCGCCTTTGTTGCAATCACgaatttcaagaaaaagaaatagtaattacAAAAacacatttggggggggggggatcacaACTCCAGACTAGGTATGCAACTACCTTGAGACACGATAaaggaaaagaggggagaaaaaaaaaaagaaaaagaaagggacaggaaaaaaatgttttaaaactactAATTTCACTTTAACTCCACCAAAATTTTCATCATCTTTTCCAATTCCTTTGTGTCACGACATCGTATCGAGATCGGCATATTCgtgtctcccctccacccctaccaccaccaccatccccaccatcgacaccaccaccatcatcatcatcatcatcacgaCCACCGCCACTTCTCCCGACGAGCCCTGCTCTGCACCCGcggagagaaagagcgagaagCGGGGCGCCCCTCTCAATACGTGAACACCAGGTCGGAGAAGTTCGCCTCCAGCCAGTCCCCCGCGATCATCTCGCTCAGCTCGGGCGTGCAGTAGTCGGGGAACTCGAAGTGGGAGCCCAGGCTGCCCTCGCTGAAGGAATCCAAATCCTTATCCACCAGCGACAGGGACAGGTTCCCGGCCGCCGCGCCGCCCCCCAGCTGCTGCTCGCTGGCGCTGTGCGCGCTTTGGGAGAAATTCAAGCTCAGGTCGAACATCAGGTCGTCGGCGTCCTCGCCGCCGCTGCCGCTACTGCTGCCGCTGGACGAGGACGAGGACGAGGTGGACACGGAGCGCGAGGACGCGGGCGACAGCGCGGGCTGCGCGAGCGGCGGCGGCTGCTGCTTCGTGATGTTCTTGAAGCTGTAGTAGAGGCGGCTGCCGCCCCCGGCGCCCGAGGTCGCGCCGGCGCGCACCTCGTCGTACAGGCTCGCGCCCTCGGGGGACTCGGCCGAGCTGCTCAGCGTGGGGCTGGCGGGCACTTTGGCGACGTTGTAGCGTCTCAGCAGCTGCGGCGGCTGCTGGCCCGGCGGCTGCAGGAGCTGTTGGTGCGGCGGCTCGTCGTCGTCCTCGTCCGCCTCCTGCTTGATCCGCAGCTGCAGCTCGTCGTCGTCCTCGTCGTCCTCGTCGTCCTCGTCCAGGAACACGCACTTGACCGTCTTGCCCGCGNNNNNNNNNNNNNNNNNNNNNNNNNNNNNNNNNNNNNNNNNNNNNNNNNNNNNNNNNNNNNNNNNNNNNNNNNNNNNNNNNNNNNNNNNNNNNNNNNNNNGCGCGCCCGAGCCCGCCGGGGGAGCCCGCCGCGCCCTGGCCGACGGAAGGTGGCGCTTTAACACAGCACCTCCCGGGCACGTGGGctcctctccttcttttcctttctctcccttttcctcccccaaGGCAAAGAAATCCATATAAAGCCCGAGAGGCATTCTCCCTCCCCCGTCTGCGTTTTCTGCTTTGTCCCTTTTCTTCCTATATGTTCCCTCCTCAGTGGCGACCGGAGATGCAGCGGGACCGTTGGGCTGCGCCCGGCCCGCGTGCGTCCCGCCCCGGGCGGAGGCCGGAGTAACGGTCTGCGGGGGTTTGGCTGCGGCCCGGAGCTCGCGTTCGATCTGGCCACTCCCGAGGCTGGTTGTAAACCGGGTCCCGGGGCCCGCGAGCTTAGGCACAGCCCCGCCCACGCGCCTCCTGCGCGCTCCCGGTCTCTCCTCCCTCGCCCTGTCCCCTCCACCccgctccccactccctcccattccacctcttcctctttgtcccctccccccctcggTCACCAGCGCCCTCCGGAGCAGCCTCGTCCTGAACCTCTAGCGGGGAGCCGGCACGCATTGGCTATTTTAGTTAGCCACACACACCGGAGAGAAGAGACGGTGCATCCCAACTTCCGAGTCGAAAAGCGTCCCGTGTCCGTGCAAAGGTGGGACGGACTGCTCTCAGGACTGCGAGCGACCCAGAGATCGGGCTGGCGTTGGGTCCAGCAGCCCCGTGCCCCGTCGGTCCCGCTGTGCACTTGAAAAccctttttctttgtgtttctttatttagTCGCTGTTACCCATCTGTGGATATTATGcggggaaatggaaagaaaaaaaacacggCTTCCTATTCATTGTCTGTCGTCATCGCTGCCTTCACACCCTCCAGCGCTGGGGAGCGGGCAGCTCTGAGTAATTCCCCAGACACTGCCCAGAGCCTTCCACCCGAGGAGTCAGCCTCTTAGGACTCTCCAGTTACCCAAACCCGCTTCCTTCCAGGTTCCTCTCCTGCAGATGATCCTACATTATTGCACACTGCAGATTTCTGATGTCTTTAGGAACGTGAAATGGTATCACGGTTTCACATTTTTCCCAGACCTtcgtgggtgtgtgtgtgtgtgtgtgtgtgtgcgcgcgcgcctgCGCGCGCGCCCCACTATTGCAGTACCCTCCCCACCTTATTCATCctaaagaaaaatactgagtCCAATACTTGTGATATTCAGGCCAATCATGCTGGCAATTTCTCTTTTAGAGCCATCGGAACCTGAGGAATTTACGATCATCCATGCAGGGTGACCTGAAGCCTGGAGATCCACAAAACCGGAGGCAGTGTGTGAAAATTCGTTTTCACTCCCACAAGGCAAGCCCTGCATCGTGTTCCTCTCTGCTCACAAGCTCCCCAGCCATTCCAGCTGCTGGGAACACCACAGCAGGGTAGGTGGAGGATCCAGAGTCACCGCTCTTCCCCAGACACGTGATAATCCACGCTCCAGCCAGAAGGCTTGGAATCATGCAGCCCGGTTGTGTTATTTTCATGCAAACTATGAGAGCATCTAGCATGTTAGACTCTGAAAGAGACGGCCTTTGAAAATCTTAAGCAAATTCAGCATTTATTTGCCGTTTTCACTTGATAGCCCAAATCATGTTTAACTTTAGAATGAGAATTAGATGAAGCATAATAAGGCTGAAAAATCTTGGGTTTATTCTAGGAGTGCTATGATCTTCTTAGAGGATATATGTGTTCGTATTTAGTCTTTCAGATGAGAAACGTAATTTCTGTTCTGAAAAAGATGGGGCAtctttggagaagagaaaaccaCAGAGACGGGTTGTTCATGTGTGTGAGGAGGGCTGCGGGGACCCTGAGAGGTGAGTGCTGGGACTTGGTGGGTTTTTCCGGGACCACACAGCCCAGGTAGGAAGAGATAAACAGGCATGGCTACTCCACAGGAATGGCCTGGagcagcactctctctctctctctctctctctctctctctctctctctctctctctctgtcctataGACTAGGTAAGGATTTTCAGAAAGGATTACCTACATTGCTGTTTTGTAACATGATctacccctcctccttcctgttaGTAAATTTCATGAGGATTTGGAGGGAGAAAATAACTAACTCATATGTGTGCTTTTTcgcccttcccttcttttccttttcttttctttcctttttttttctcatttccccccTGTCTATGGGAAGGTTTTTAAATaagcataacatttaaaaaacataaatggggtgggggtgcctgggtggctcagtcggttaagcgtccggctttggctcaggtcatgatctcgcggttcatgggttcgagccccacgtcgggctctgtgctgacagctcagagcctggagcctgcttctgattctgtgtctccctctttgtctgcccctcccctgctcacactctgtctctctgtctcgcaaaaataaataaacattaaaaatatttttaaaaaagaaatgggaccACACTCGAAGCCTGAATGCTTCTTACAGGAACGGTATTTACTCGTAAAAATGGATGTTTGCATCGTCAGCAGTAACCAAGTATTGAAAGGAACTTTAGGCTAACGGAAAATGCGACCTCTGTAAAGATACACGTTTAATTAGTAAATGGAGATTTGTCTGCTATTTTTAAAACCGGCAAACGCATATCAGGATTAGACCTCTGAGTCATCTTTTTATAGCCGgtatatatttcatatgtgaGTATATCCATGCACGTCTCTATGCAGTTTTCCTGCTGATCCTAAACATCATTGGGTATACAATTGATGCTCAGAGTCTACGATTACAGCCACAAATGACTATTtgtatcattgtttttattttttacaaatgtatCTTTAGAAAGAAGacctttcatttttaagaactATTACGTAAGAACTATTATTACATGAAATCGCTCAAAATTAAGATAACACAGAATACACGTGTTCCTCCTCGGGGGTGTTCCTCCCCCCCCCGAACAAGAAACATTTTTGCTAAGCAAACAATACATTAGAAATATCACTGGGTAAATATTTGACCCATTCAGTGGCGCACACGGGTTTTCCAAGCGCTCCAACTGCGTGCATTTCTCCATCGCTGACAGGGTGCACTGCAGGGGTGCTGCCCATCTCCTCTCTCGTGACCCACTCTCCTGAAACGAGTGTCTCCTGAGTCTGACCCCTCCGCCTCCTGTCTCCCTGGGGTCTGCCCCCCCACGTGTCCTCAGACACAGTGATGGGGGTCAGTTGAACTCCCCAACTCTTTAGCCCCCATCTGACCCTGTTTTTCCTCTTGGTGCTTTAGGGCCTCAGCACTGTATTCTATCCACCCAGCAAGTTCTTTTCACCTGATCTTTGCATATTGATCTCCTGCATTGCAATTAGCAGGAGGGCACGGGGAGGGGCGCGGGAGGGCTTACAGgcacctgcttcccctccccccaacacataGGCTGCCAGTGAGTGTCCCTTCATGTTGGTTCATCAGGACACCCTTTAGTTGCCACAGTAATCTTGTTGGTATTCTCACTCGTGTGTTCTCTGAATCACCCAGCCCGACAGTACACTTCATGAAAGCAGGAGCAGAGGGGCATAAGGCAAGGATTCTGAGACCTAGAAGACACAATTTTTACATCATGAGCAGCACACAAGCTGTGTGTATCCAAAGCAGGAACCAAAGTGTCACAAGCGAGTGTCTCTCCTTATTAAGTGTAAGCCAGGCTGCGTTCTGTTCTGCCCCATTCCTTTCAATAATGCTGGTTAAAACTCCCTGAGTTCGTGTGGTAATGAGACACTACTGAGGTCTGA is a window from the Suricata suricatta isolate VVHF042 chromosome 4, meerkat_22Aug2017_6uvM2_HiC, whole genome shotgun sequence genome containing:
- the SOX11 gene encoding transcription factor SOX-11, with the protein product AGKTVKCVFLDEDDEDDEDDDELQLRIKQEADEDDDEPPHQQLLQPPGQQPPQLLRRYNVAKVPASPTLSSSAESPEGASLYDEVRAGATSGAGGGSRLYYSFKNITKQQPPPLAQPALSPASSRSVSTSSSSSSSGSSSGSGGEDADDLMFDLSLNFSQSAHSASEQQLGGGAAAGNLSLSLVDKDLDSFSEGSLGSHFEFPDYCTPELSEMIAGDWLEANFSDLVFTY